One window of Paenibacillus sp. FSL K6-3182 genomic DNA carries:
- the thiO gene encoding glycine oxidase ThiO has protein sequence MPQSVIILGGGIIGLSCAFESARRGMYVTLIEPSALGGQASGAAAGMLAPFSENTEQPDHFFQLCLNSHRSYPAWIKAIEEQSGMSTEWVQSGSINVFMHEADVLPIQSRLQWQNEWGAEAQLIDAAQLRKLEPMLAHSAIAGVFTPKESHVYAPKLVAALEEACRRLGVVILSHAGKIEEVAVQQSGGASVRAETMIKKVHADRLVVCAGAWSGEYERWFGLSVPIHPIRGQICSYEHQETEVRHMIFSSQAYWVGKRNARLVCGASEDVAGFETSVTERGIGRLIRSSNQLFPFLKGKETAHRWAGLRPATRDGMPMLGQVEGMPAVIMAAGHYRNGILLSPITAHIVADLLEEKQGEPSISRFSPNRFTTIAMRGRLST, from the coding sequence ATGCCCCAATCGGTAATTATACTTGGTGGCGGCATTATTGGTTTGTCTTGTGCCTTCGAGTCGGCGCGTAGAGGCATGTACGTAACACTCATTGAGCCAAGCGCACTCGGAGGGCAAGCATCCGGCGCAGCAGCAGGCATGCTTGCTCCATTTTCAGAAAATACGGAGCAGCCCGATCATTTTTTTCAGCTGTGCCTAAACAGTCACCGCAGCTACCCGGCGTGGATTAAAGCGATCGAGGAACAATCCGGCATGTCGACGGAGTGGGTGCAGAGCGGCAGCATTAACGTTTTTATGCATGAAGCAGACGTCTTGCCCATACAATCCAGATTGCAGTGGCAAAATGAATGGGGAGCCGAAGCTCAGCTTATTGATGCAGCTCAGCTTAGGAAGCTGGAGCCGATGCTTGCTCATTCGGCAATTGCGGGCGTATTTACGCCAAAGGAGAGCCATGTGTACGCGCCAAAGCTTGTTGCAGCGCTTGAAGAAGCTTGCCGGAGGTTAGGTGTCGTCATCCTATCCCATGCGGGTAAAATTGAAGAGGTTGCAGTTCAACAGAGCGGGGGAGCGTCTGTCCGAGCAGAAACGATGATAAAGAAGGTTCATGCCGATCGGCTAGTCGTCTGCGCGGGCGCTTGGTCAGGTGAATATGAAAGATGGTTCGGACTTTCTGTTCCGATCCATCCCATTCGGGGACAAATCTGTTCTTACGAGCATCAAGAAACTGAAGTTCGCCATATGATCTTCTCCAGCCAAGCCTATTGGGTCGGAAAAAGAAATGCTCGGCTCGTATGCGGTGCTTCTGAAGATGTTGCGGGCTTTGAGACGAGTGTGACAGAACGAGGCATCGGCCGCTTAATTCGCAGCAGCAATCAGCTTTTTCCATTTCTTAAAGGCAAAGAAACCGCGCATCGGTGGGCAGGCTTGCGTCCCGCAACGCGAGATGGAATGCCAATGCTTGGGCAAGTAGAGGGAATGCCAGCCGTTATTATGGCCGCAGGTCATTATCGCAACGGTATTTTGCTAAGTCCAATCACAGCTCATATTGTTGCTGATCTATTGGAAGAAAAGCAGGGAGAACCGTCGATCAGCAGATTTTCTCCTAACCGCTTTACGACTATTGCTATGAGAGGAAGACTTTCTACTTGA
- a CDS encoding thiazole synthase, giving the protein MGNWNHEDVLLIGGHALRSRFLFGTGRFPSPAVLQQALEASGSEVITFAVRRVNLESVEDDSVLQHFEDRQMQYLPNTSGARTAEEAVRIARLAREAGLGNWIKVEISGDHRTLLPDPIETLRATEQLANEGFIVLPYTSDDPILCRKLEEAGASAIMPGGSPIGSGLGLLNPYNLGLIAEQSSVPVIIDAGIGAAKDAAEAMELGADGILANTPIAKAQDPIMMARAFRLAIEAGRLAWLAGRIPKKRYASASSDWAGSLFETGVSAGGEQ; this is encoded by the coding sequence TTGGGAAATTGGAATCATGAAGATGTCCTTCTTATTGGAGGCCATGCGCTGCGGTCGCGCTTTTTGTTCGGTACGGGGCGATTTCCAAGTCCTGCTGTACTGCAGCAGGCGCTTGAAGCGTCGGGTTCGGAGGTTATTACGTTCGCGGTTAGAAGGGTTAATCTAGAGAGTGTAGAGGATGATTCGGTACTTCAACACTTTGAAGATAGACAAATGCAATATTTGCCGAATACATCTGGTGCGAGAACAGCGGAGGAGGCTGTTCGAATTGCGCGTCTGGCGAGAGAAGCTGGGCTTGGCAACTGGATTAAGGTTGAAATCAGCGGAGACCATCGAACACTTTTGCCTGACCCTATAGAAACGCTGCGTGCTACGGAGCAGCTTGCGAACGAGGGTTTTATCGTTCTTCCTTATACATCTGATGACCCAATTCTATGCCGGAAATTAGAGGAAGCAGGAGCTTCAGCAATCATGCCTGGAGGATCGCCAATTGGATCCGGGCTCGGATTGCTCAATCCCTATAACCTCGGACTTATTGCGGAGCAGTCGAGCGTTCCAGTCATCATCGATGCGGGTATTGGAGCGGCGAAAGATGCTGCGGAAGCGATGGAGCTAGGCGCGGACGGCATTTTGGCTAATACGCCTATCGCTAAAGCACAGGATCCGATTATGATGGCTCGCGCTTTTCGATTAGCGATTGAAGCAGGGCGGCTGGCATGGCTGGCTGGCCGCATACCGAAAAAACGTTATGCATCCGCAAGCAGTGATTGGGCAGGTTCATTATTTGAAACAGGAGTTAGCGCAGGAGGGGAACAATAA
- the thiE gene encoding thiamine phosphate synthase yields MSRQGWRNFKLYAITAKSNHPGRSVVEVMEQALIGGAQMVQLRNKTGTRDEVLEEAKALRILTRKYKVPLIINDYPDLVLETDADGVHLGQDDMPIAKAREWLGVDRIIGISTHNLQQALAAEQEGADYIGVGPVYPTETKPGRTAVTTSYVKEAAHHISIPFVAIGGITLDNVDAVLASGATRICAVSAIVGHNDPAGVCQAFLKKIDAHRSEYVHPFKTVKINGREEQTSAKTVEELVIQLGQQHKKLIIELNGMIVQRARWAETELLGGSSIELVHFVGGG; encoded by the coding sequence ATGAGTAGACAAGGCTGGCGGAACTTCAAGCTCTACGCCATTACAGCGAAATCTAATCACCCTGGCAGATCAGTCGTTGAAGTGATGGAGCAGGCGCTGATTGGCGGAGCTCAAATGGTTCAGCTTCGCAACAAAACAGGGACGAGGGATGAGGTGCTTGAAGAGGCCAAAGCCCTTCGAATACTAACGCGAAAATATAAAGTGCCTCTTATCATTAATGATTATCCTGATCTTGTTCTTGAGACGGATGCTGACGGTGTTCATTTAGGTCAGGATGATATGCCAATTGCCAAAGCAAGAGAATGGCTTGGAGTTGACCGTATAATTGGCATATCCACGCATAACCTGCAGCAAGCGCTGGCTGCTGAACAGGAGGGAGCCGATTATATCGGCGTTGGGCCAGTGTACCCTACCGAAACAAAGCCGGGCCGTACGGCTGTTACTACGAGTTATGTCAAGGAAGCAGCGCATCATATTTCCATACCGTTCGTGGCTATTGGCGGCATCACACTTGATAATGTTGATGCCGTGCTAGCGTCAGGGGCAACACGGATATGCGCAGTTTCAGCCATTGTTGGCCATAATGATCCGGCTGGTGTTTGTCAGGCTTTCTTAAAGAAAATTGATGCACATCGTTCTGAATATGTTCATCCATTTAAGACAGTGAAGATAAATGGCCGTGAGGAGCAGACTAGCGCTAAAACAGTGGAAGAACTGGTCATCCAGCTTGGACAACAACATAAAAAGCTCATTATTGAGCTTAACGGTATGATCGTACAACGTGCAAGGTGGGCTGAAACTGAATTACTTGGCGGAAGTTCCATCGAACTTGTACATTTTGTCGGAGGGGGCTGA
- a CDS encoding ThiF family adenylyltransferase, whose amino-acid sequence MVDSVLDAFADRYSRQTRFALIGEAGQRKLADASVLIVGVGALGASLAQHMVRAGVGEVRLVDRDFVEPSNLQRQMLFDEADALAVMPKAVAAASRLRQINSSVNIMATVADVNAQNIGFLAGGVHLVLDGTDNAATRLLVSDQCFSQRIPFVYGGVAGAQGMQATLVPGDTSCLRCLIGADDMEQEADTCDTVGVLAPAVEWIASIQAAEAIKWLTGNESALRKTWLSIDLWSFRMRESELPTFRAECPYCGQTAVGAIDDKRCFEADRAEDNQISSTVLCGRDTVQVTLGKPFDLKEVEQALRALGCTLTVNRYLVKAMISSGEQLILFPDGRVLVQGTADAENAINLVKTFL is encoded by the coding sequence ATGGTTGATTCTGTTCTTGATGCTTTTGCAGATCGTTATTCGAGGCAAACGAGATTTGCTTTGATTGGAGAGGCAGGCCAGCGGAAGCTGGCCGATGCCTCGGTGCTTATCGTCGGTGTAGGCGCATTAGGAGCTTCGCTTGCGCAGCATATGGTAAGAGCCGGTGTCGGGGAAGTTAGGCTGGTAGACAGGGATTTTGTTGAGCCGAGCAACTTGCAGCGCCAAATGCTTTTTGACGAGGCGGACGCGCTGGCTGTGATGCCCAAAGCAGTGGCAGCTGCCAGTCGGCTTCGCCAAATTAACAGCAGTGTAAACATTATGGCGACAGTAGCGGATGTGAATGCACAGAACATCGGGTTTCTAGCCGGAGGCGTTCATCTCGTCCTTGATGGGACGGATAATGCAGCGACAAGGCTGCTGGTCAGCGACCAATGCTTTAGTCAGCGAATCCCATTTGTTTATGGCGGTGTGGCTGGGGCGCAGGGCATGCAGGCAACATTAGTTCCTGGAGATACATCTTGCTTGCGCTGCTTAATCGGAGCAGATGATATGGAGCAGGAGGCAGATACTTGCGATACGGTGGGCGTACTCGCTCCAGCGGTGGAATGGATTGCATCTATACAAGCAGCTGAGGCGATAAAATGGCTCACTGGCAATGAATCGGCGCTGCGTAAAACGTGGTTAAGCATTGATTTATGGTCATTTCGAATGCGGGAATCGGAGCTGCCGACGTTCAGGGCCGAGTGTCCATACTGTGGCCAAACGGCTGTTGGAGCAATAGACGACAAGCGTTGTTTTGAAGCTGATAGAGCAGAAGACAATCAAATAAGCTCTACCGTATTATGCGGTAGGGATACGGTGCAGGTGACGTTAGGCAAGCCGTTTGATTTAAAAGAGGTAGAGCAAGCTTTGAGAGCGCTTGGCTGCACGCTCACCGTGAATCGGTATTTAGTGAAAGCGATGATCTCAAGCGGAGAGCAGCTGATTCTCTTCCCAGATGGACGGGTGCTTGTGCAAGGCACAGCGGATGCGGAGAATGCAATTAATCTCGTTAAAACGTTTTTATGA